The Larimichthys crocea isolate SSNF chromosome XXI, L_crocea_2.0, whole genome shotgun sequence genomic sequence CCTCTCGCTGGGCGGCTGCCATATAGCTTTCGAGTTCGACCCGTATCGTGGGTGCCCAGTGGGAGCGGTTGAGGATTCGTCAGCATTGCTGTCACTGAGAAACTTACGGAGGTTATTAATGGAGCAGAAATCCACACTCGTAGCTCTGGACCTCAGCAGAACCTCCATCACCCCTGAGTCACTACGCACTGTTGCACAGGTTTGGATACTTAACGTCTCTTCAACAACTTTATCGCACGAGCAGCCAGGAATGATTCTGCACAAATGAAACTGCTCATATCTCTGTACCTGTTCTGTGTAACAGTCTACTTTTATAATGGTTAAGTTTaatttctttatgttttctctcttccaggTTCAGGATTTGGTCTTGGAGGAACTGTGTTTGCACGGCTGTAAGGAGCTGACTGACTACTCGGTAGAGGTTCTGGTGAAGCATCAGCCAGACCTCCAGAGACTGGACATCAGTGCCTGCACTGAGCTGACCAACAGGTCTGTAGATGCTGTAGCACGAGGCCTGAAGACACTGACACACCTCTCCTTGTCCCGCGACTGGAGGATCACTGAAAAAGGTGCCcatatgtgtatttttgtttttgtgtttatcatAGTTATCTAAAAAGTCTAATCAATACTGGGGCTTAAATATCATGTTTGTCCTGACCTAACTTACTTGTTGCAAATAGAACAGATGTATGCGTCCCGGTACTCTGTGGGTGTGCTGTGTGGAGCAGGTGATCATTTTAAGAAAACTGTGATGAGCATTTGGCTAGACTGGCTAGATAGATAATATAATTAtgatttaaagtgatgatttcTTGTCATCCACAGGCCTCGCTGACCTTCTGTCCGTGTCGTCCCTGAGGAGTCTGgatctgtctgagtgtgtgcacaTCAGCGGAACAGAGATAGTGAAAGGTTTGACGGGACCCAGTGCAACCAGAGCACAGCTGGAGACGCTCAACCTGAAGAGCTGCACCTACATTAGGGTCAGTCACATGTGTTTGTACATGACGTGTGTCTGCACAGgacatgtgtaaatgtgtctgtgtgaaaacacacagaaataaaatagctccttcctcctctcttttcaggatctttcagttttctctctcacccAGCTTCTTGGGAATACTCTCCACGAGCTGGACTTGACGTCATGTGTCAATGTGACCGACCTGTCTGTGCGCTCTATAGCCACATACCTGCAAAAGTTGGTAGTTCTGCGGCTCGGATGGTGTAAAGAAGTCACAGACTGGGGGCTGCTGGGGATGGTGGAAACAACCAAATGTGACCTTGACCATGAGACGGTGAGAACCACAGAAAATGTGCAGGGCCACTTTTGCAAAATAAcagatgtgtgtatatgtatatatatacttatataatGTACTTATCTCAACAGGGAGACAAAGGTCCCAGGTTCACCCGTACCTTCGGCAACATGGGCTTCTTCAAGCCTCCTCGTTTGCCATTTGATGAGCGACCCAAGCTGGTCACACAGAGGGACCTGGAGCAGTTCAAACAGCAGGATGGAGCTTCACTTTTAGCTCTCAGCAGGTTGCAGGAGCTTGACCTCTCTGCCTGCTGCAAACtcactgacagcagcatcaCAGAGGTGGGAGGCCGAGGACGAGgcaaatgtttcagtttgtagCACGAAGACAGAAATGTTCACGAGTCAATACggtttctcctctcctcaggtGGTGCGTTACCCAGACCTCcaccgtctgtctctctccatgctGCCGGAGATCACTGATGCCAGCTTGGCATCAGTAGCCTGGCACTGCCGTAGCCTCACCAGCCTGGCTCTCAACCACTGCCCGGGAATCAGTGACCGCGGAGTGGCACAGGCTGCACCTTATCTAAAAAGGCTGCAGCATCTCTACCTCTCCTGCTGCAATAACAtcactgacaggtgagtggCATACAATCCCACTGCTGTGTCTATTTCTAGAGATAAAGGATGAATTTCTTATCTCTTGACCTTTGAACCCCCAGATCTTTGTTCCTCCTGGTGCAGCACTGTAACCGTCTGCGAACACTTGACATCTCACGGTGCAAAAACATCTCAGTAACAACTGTGGACCTCCTCCAATCACAGCTGCCCTTCTTGGAAAATATCCACTACAGATTCATAGGTGGGGTTGATCTTACCCTTGCATTCTGACTGATTCAATGTCCTAAATGACCACTGGACCTTTTCAGTGACAAAACCTGCTGACCAAAGCATGCTCTGCGAGTTGagcttttgcacatttttagcCATTTGCACTATTTGTTTTGCAAAGTTGTCAGTCACCTACATGTCATCCGGTACTGtaagtgatttttaaaaagtctgttcGTCATGGAGCAGGTACAACttttatgaaatgattgtgGAAATGGTTCTGTGTGTGGGGCAAATAATTTCATATGTATCGCTTGCATTCAAACAATCAAACTACGACATTCAACAGTCATGTTGTGTATGAATGGAACGTTTATGTTTAACTTATGTGGTGCATCATCACTGAGGACAAAGATTTCATGTAAGTAAGACCTTTCAAAGCGCTGTCTGCTATGTCAGTTAATATcacagaaaatatttatatagCTAAAGTTAGGcagaattacaaaataacaaaagctGCCCCATAATATGCTgagtaataatatatatataatattgtaattatatatttaacaatTTGGAAGTAATGGCACTCAAAATGAAAGATACAATTAATTCTTAACGTTccagttttatgttgttttaaggGCTAAAAAGatgtaaaactttaatttaaatgtctcatttgtCCATGTCtgattgtattttgtttttttatataacaaaaCTGGAGAAATATTTTTTAGAACAATGACAGTTCTGTGCTGCTAAAGTAGAAAGATGGGATGTGAAGTGAAATAATGGTCCTAGAGTTCAACTTATAGAccaagacagcagcagcagcgtgccTGCCTCCATTTGTTGAATTAATGAAGGGtatttaatcattaattatttGAGAACTGACAGCATTATTGGGAGTTTTGAGGAGTCAAATTAAGAGTCTCAGATTTTAAGGAATTTATTGAAGAGGAGTAATATCTCACAAATcatggtgcattttttttttttcaatgaaaatCTTTGGACATTTGCTGTTATACTGGATACTACATGCTTACCATAACTGTACAAACTGTAGTGTCGAACTAACTTGaattttccttttgttgtctTGGTCAATCACTGTAgcctaattaaataaaatcccTTTATACTGTACTGTTAAATCATTTACTGTATACTCATACTGTTGTATGAGTTAGTATGACAGAGGGTGACTGTAAAGATGAAAAATCAAAgataacaattttttttttataaataaaccaaagtttggcaaaacacacacacacatctgtttttctctatATAAATCAAACAGTTTATTCGTGTGAAATCACCCAAAGCACGTGATTCAAAGTGAACGTTCTCACAGAGGGTTGCGTGTCAAGACAACGTGTGATACACTGTAGACGCGTCACTTCTTGAGTGTCACGCCACAACCACCGAGTACTTGGTGAATGAGTGAGTGTAGCACACTGTGACTGAGCTTGTGGCCTCCATCATAGTATTATAAAGTACCGTGTATAAAATTGATCAGTTTCAGAATTCATTCAGGATACATGACAGATCAGAAAAAAGACCACTGATTGTTTCATGCAGATTTACTGGGATGATTGCTGGTTGAATAAAAGTTTGGCACCTAATGCAGACCTGCATcactataaaacataaaagtggTACAGAGTTTTCAGAGCATCATCCAGAGCCACTAAGGGCCGCACAAAGGCAACTATTATCCAACACtaagcatactgtatgtatgtttaatatGTTGGAAACCATGTACCACATCTTGAGAAAGCTCTTTTCTAGTTAatgcccatttttaaaaaccaaaacaaccagCATCTTGAGACAAAGATCAACCGGTAGCACAGGAAAATTCCATGTTTCATACATAGTTTTagatatatttagaaatataaaatgattacaaaacaaaattaaagtaCCGTTACTTGAGTGGCTGTAATGCATATGAAGAATCTTATTTTTCTAAATCTCGGTTTTTGGAGCTGTGTTAAAGCTTTCagacagctgaggaggaggaggaggaagaatcaTGAATAGAGAGAGACggactgaaaaaataaatctctccaAGATGAGCAGTGATAATGTGCGGCATTAATACAGTCCGTATCAGTGCACATCCACGTTGTAGTTTAAGGACAAAGTCACTTTTCTCCTGTTCGTTGTTTCACTTGGATGTCGaagaccacagaagaagaaatgtcaagGCTATAAATCTGCATTATAGTTATAAGTGCATGGATGCACAGGTCAgctctcaccacacacactcctattATCTCagacgtccacacacacacacacacacaaacatgctctcacacacatatatatttacacattcatacatCCAGCCAATGCATACACTCTACTGCTCGGTCTGGCTGAAGTCGTAGCAGAAGTTGTAGTTGCTCGGTGGTTTGGGTACGACCGGCGCGCAGTCAGGGATCGGGACGTTCTCGAGGTCCAGGAGGCGGAGCTTGATCTCCATAGAAAGGAGGATCTCCAGCTCACTGCGCATGGATTCACTACTCATCTCCCGGCCCAGGAGGACGCTGAGTCCATCTGTCCACAAGCAGAACTgacgaagagagagaaaggaagcaTATAAGTATTTTGTTTCTATGCTTACTGTACATTATAATGCACACAGAAAGAATAGTTTGGGGACAATGTCAGAGCAAAACTCACGTCAGTTCTGGAGGGGGCGATGAAGTTCAGGCTGTACTCTTCTACATCATATGTAATGCTAAATGCCAGGTCCAGCACCTCCTGCAGCaacatgtacaaacacagtgagatgTAAACCAACAGGAGGTGAACACGAACATACTCTGAGAAGACACACTGAGAGTGCTGCTGACCTTgttctgttttcctttgttCTCCTTCATGTGAGGGCAGTCTTTTCCTGTCAGCAAACCTTTGATATCTGCTACAGGAACTGAGGGAGGGTACAAAGAGTAATGAGCAGagaaaatcaagtttatttcGTCCAAGTGAATATTTGAATATCATTTTTATGATGGATCTTTATTCTCAAGTCCCGGGCCCAGCTTCGACTCACTCTTATCTTGCAGTGTTTCGATTGGTGGATTGTCCATGTCTTCCTCTACGTCACCATAGTGAAGCATTTTGTGATTGGGCGACAAGCGGCAGTACCACAGTTTATCTGAAGGAAATCAGACAATTGCAGCAGTTAGCCAAACAAGAcacagtctgctgtgtttttttttgtttctgtgctgtcttACCCTGTCTGCGTCGGCTGCTAATCTTTCTGAACATTGTTCCTTGACACAGTCTA encodes the following:
- the fbxl9 gene encoding F-box/LRR-repeat protein 3, with the translated sequence MDDCEGEDMIETPELPLEIIVYILSFLHASDRKEASLVCRRWYSASQDLRFQKDVTFCFPASSSALELIRALGRKSRCSLIISQLDGFSVSRSLLLEVGLCLGSKLESLALPGSSITEASLLALLPRLTSLRRLDLRGLDSLFMSGAFLSREEQRQQVRSALSGLEELDLSDLRYLSDLTFNRLTGCTPRLRRLSLGGCHIAFEFDPYRGCPVGAVEDSSALLSLRNLRRLLMEQKSTLVALDLSRTSITPESLRTVAQVQDLVLEELCLHGCKELTDYSVEVLVKHQPDLQRLDISACTELTNRSVDAVARGLKTLTHLSLSRDWRITEKGLADLLSVSSLRSLDLSECVHISGTEIVKGLTGPSATRAQLETLNLKSCTYIRDLSVFSLTQLLGNTLHELDLTSCVNVTDLSVRSIATYLQKLVVLRLGWCKEVTDWGLLGMVETTKCDLDHETGDKGPRFTRTFGNMGFFKPPRLPFDERPKLVTQRDLEQFKQQDGASLLALSRLQELDLSACCKLTDSSITEVVRYPDLHRLSLSMLPEITDASLASVAWHCRSLTSLALNHCPGISDRGVAQAAPYLKRLQHLYLSCCNNITDRSLFLLVQHCNRLRTLDISRCKNISVTTVDLLQSQLPFLENIHYRFIGGVDLTLAF
- the elmo3 gene encoding engulfment and cell motility protein 3 isoform X2, with translation MEVMQVVREQITRTLSSKPTSLELFKNKVNALNYSEILKLRQTERLHQEETLAPPVLELKERLKPELLELIRQQRLNRLCQGTMFRKISSRRRQDKLWYCRLSPNHKMLHYGDVEEDMDNPPIETLQDKIPVADIKGLLTGKDCPHMKENKGKQNKEVLDLAFSITYDVEEYSLNFIAPSRTDFCLWTDGLSVLLGREMSSESMRSELEILLSMEIKLRLLDLENVPIPDCAPVVPKPPSNYNFCYDFSQTEQ